The following are encoded together in the Candidatus Stygibacter australis genome:
- a CDS encoding class II aldolase/adducin family protein, whose translation MGNEYQGTKFTTNLSRRAITSSAIKEIQSWAAFFARNNCAPALPGGYGGNLSCREADTFLITASGANLADLDPDQIVKVSKVSLDDLTVWAEGTQLPSSETLLHAAIYQNRPEINAIFHGHYPVFEDNFTQLGIPITSEVADYGSIKLVKDVLAILGKEKFLLLRNHGFISLGKTCQEAGENVVRVCNRLDIYLI comes from the coding sequence ATGGGAAATGAATATCAAGGCACAAAGTTCACAACCAATCTAAGTAGAAGAGCAATAACAAGTTCAGCTATTAAAGAAATTCAATCCTGGGCAGCCTTCTTTGCCAGAAATAATTGTGCTCCAGCACTCCCTGGAGGGTATGGCGGAAATCTGAGCTGTCGTGAAGCTGATACTTTTTTGATTACTGCATCAGGAGCTAATCTGGCTGATCTTGACCCTGACCAGATAGTGAAAGTGAGTAAGGTCAGTTTAGATGATCTAACAGTCTGGGCAGAAGGTACACAATTGCCCTCTTCTGAAACTCTACTACATGCTGCGATTTATCAGAACCGTCCGGAAATCAATGCCATATTCCATGGACATTACCCGGTTTTTGAAGATAACTTTACTCAACTTGGCATCCCAATAACTTCCGAAGTAGCGGATTATGGCAGCATAAAACTGGTGAAGGATGTTCTGGCAATACTGGGAAAAGAGAAATTTCTCCTGCTGCGCAATCATGGATTTATCAGTCTGGGAAAAACATGTCAGGAAGCGGGTGAAAATGTTGTTCGTGTTTGTAATCGGCTTGATATATACCTGATTTGA